Genomic segment of Bifidobacterium lemurum:
ACAGACCGGGCCTCGTCGCATACCGGTGAAGTTTCGGATTCCTCATAGCTTGTATTCTACCGACACGCCGTATAAACAAGTTTTAGAAAACGAATTTGCAAAACAGAATTAAATAAGATATGCTCGTTATCAACACCGCACCGCAGACGGAGCGGCGGCAAACACAAATCATCGTGGATCACACACTTTCGCAGTGGAAAGGACAACCATCATGAAGGCTCTCGTGCTCACCGGCGTCAAGGAATTCGAAATCCAGGAACTGCCGACCCCGACCATCGCGCCGAATGAGGTGCTGATCAACACCGCCTATGCGGGCGTGTGCGGCACCGACCATGATCTGTACGCCGGCCGCCCCGGCTCCGCCGCCGCCGTGCCGCCGATCGTGCTCGGCCACGAGAACTCCGGCGTGGTCGCCGCCGTCGGCTCGGAGGTCACCAATGTGGTCGTCGGCGACCGTGTGGCCGTCGACCCGAACATCTACTGCGGCCAGTGCGAGTTCTGCCTCACGCAGCGCCCCGAACTGTGCGACCATCTCTCCGCCGTAGGCGTGACCCGCGACGGCGGCCTCGCCGAACAGTTCACCGCCCCCGCCACCGTGGTCTACAAGCTGCCCGACAACGTCTCCCTGCGCGACGCGGCCGCCATCGAACCCGTCTCCTGCGGCGTGCACGGCCTCGACCTGCTCGACCTGCATCCCTACCAGAAGGCGCTGGTCATCGGAGACGGCTTCATGGGCCAGATCTTCGCCCAGCTGCTGCAGGCCTACGGCGTGCACCAGGTCGACCTCGCCGGCATCTTCGACGAGAAACTCAAGCGCAACCAGGAGGAGTTCGGCGTCGCCAACATCTACAACACCACCCGCGAGGCCATCCCCGCCGACTCCTACGACGTGGTGATCGAGGCCGTGGGTCTGCCCGCCACCCAGGCGCAGGCCGTGGCCGCCACCAAGAAGGGCGCGCAGGTGCTGATGTTCGGCGTCGGCCCGCAGGAGGCGCATTTCGAGATGAACACCTACGACATCTACAAGAAGCAGCTGACCATCCAAGGCTCCTTCATCAACCCGCTCACCTTCCGCGACGCGATCTCGCTGGTGTCGGCCGGCAAGATGAACATCGGCGGCCTGATCAGCCACGAGCTGGAACTCGAACAGGTGCAGGACTTCCTCGACGGCAAGATCACCGGCGTCTCCAAGGCCGTCGTCAAGCTCGGCAAGTGAGCTCCTCCCTCCCCGCCGCCGACGCCGGGCGCGCCCGCCGGGCGACGGCGGCACGTGTAATCCATGCCGCATATGTCCGCCGAGACCGTCTCGCCGGCGGGCATATGCCCAGTCAAGGAAAGAGTCAACGATGACCTCGTCTTTCACCTCTTCGCGCACCGCCGCGTCCGCGTCCGTTTCGCCGCGTCTCCCGGATGGCGTCGCGCTCGCCGCCTCGTCCCCGGCCGATCGGACCCGGAAGGAGTCTTCCCGGAACGCGGCTGGCCGCACCGCTTCGATGGGCACCACCATCGCCCTGTTCATCCTGTCCCTGCCGCTCAACGCGTTGGGCAACGTGCTCACCGCCGTCTCCAGCAACCGCGTCGCCGGCGAGGGCGCGCAGGCCTCCTATCTCGGCGCGGCGTTCTGGACCGCGGCCGAATACAATTTCGCCGATGTGCTGCCTGCATGGCTCAACGTCGGCGGCGTCTTCAACCTGCAGTTCTGGTCGTTCTTTCTGGTCGGTCTGGCGGTGATCGTCGTCAACCAGCTGCTGGTCGGCCGTGTGAACTGGACTCGCATCCTCGGCAATGTGATCTTCCTCGTGCCGTTCTCGCTGCTGGTGGGCGTGTTCACCGACTTCTTCCTCGGCCGTTACACGCCCGGTTGGGACGGTCTGCCCTATGCGGGCTCCAACGTCGCCATGCATGCGGCGTACGTGCTGGTGAACTTCGTCGGCGTCGCCTGCATCGCCATCGCCATCTCGATCTACCAGCGTGCGAACATCGCGTTGCATCCGGCCGACGACCTCATGCAGATCCTGCGGTTCAAATACTGCAAGGGGAACGCCGCGGTGGCCATGTGGCTGTCGTATGTGCCGCCGGCGCTGGTGGCCGTCGTCTCGATCGCGCTGCTGTCGGTGTCCAACGGGGGTCTGACGGTGAACTTCTTCGGTCTGGGCACCGTGTTCGCCTTCCTGTTCCAGGGCGGCATCACCGGCTGGGCCGACACGCACGTGTTCCCCTCGTTCAAGCATCAGGCACTCGACGTGGGCGCCGTGGCCGCATAACGCGGCGACGCTCGCGGGCCGGGTCCGGACGGCGGATCCGGTCGACGACGATATGCACGGCGTTGCGTTGATGAAACGTTTGGCCCGCGGACTTACCCTAGAAAACAAAACCCAATCCAATCCAAAGGAGGACCATGATGACCACACCTATGACCGCGTTCACCACCGACCTGCAGCATTCCGGCATGCCGGCCAAGGACCTGGACGAGACCATCGAGTTCTACACCACCAAGCTCGGCTTCGAACTGGCCGGCCTGTTCAAGAACGGCGAGAACCGCTGCGCCTTCCTGCGCTACGGGCATCTGACCATCGAAACCTGGGAGGGCGATCCCGCGCCGATGACCACGGGCGCGATCAACCATTGGGCCTTCGACACGCCGGACATCGAGGCCGCGTTCGAGAACGCGAAGGCGCTGGGGCTCGATTTCAAAGACACAGAGATCCAGTCCATTCCCTCGTTCTGGGACAACGGCATCCGCTATTTCAACGTCTACGGCCCCAACGGCGAGACCATCGAGTTCTGCCAGATCGTGTGAGGCATAAGATCCCTCGACTGCGCTGCGCTCCGCTCGGGATGACGGGTGTGAGGCGTTTGATTTGAGGATGAATGCGGGCTTGGCTTTGAAATGAAGCCAAGCCTTTTTCATTATGTTCCATTATTGTTTCATTGGATTTGCAATATGTTGCCGATATTCGTACAATGACAAAGTGGAAGCGATTTCTGCAAATCAGGCAAAGAAGCTTGCTTCTTTGGAATCGTTTACATTTATCACAGTGGTTCAATGATGAAAGGCAAACGATGCATAACGCAGGCAATGGTTTCGCCCGGATCGTGGCGATGGCGGCCAGTGTCGCGATGTTGGTGGGATTCGCTCCCATGGCATACGCCAACGATGCGACGGCGAGCGCGAGTCTGTCCGGCTATACGGATAAAAGCGCGATGAAATCCGAAGGCCGTGCCGTCGTGGACGCGGGAGAGCTGATCGTGACGGACGGTTCGGCCCCTTCCGGCAGCGGCACCACCTATTACGTCGATTCCGAAGGCGGCGACGACGCCAACGACGGCACGTCCGAGAACACGGCCTGGCAGTCGCTGGGCAAGGTGAACGAGACCGTTTTCCAACCCGGCGACCGCATCCTGCTCAAGGCGGGCAGCGTATGGGATGCCGAAGGCACGGAAGTGGCGCAGCTTGCCTACACCTGGCGCAGCGGCGAAGGCGATGCCGGCTTGAACAAAGCCGAATCGGCGCCGACCGCGATGCTCGCCCCGCAAGGCTCCGGCACCGCCGACGCTCCGATCGTGCTCTCCAGCTACGGAGACGGCGCGGCGCCCGAGCTCAACGGCCGCGGCGTGGTCAACGACGTGATCCAGCTGACCAACCAGCAGTATTGGGATATCTCCAATATCGAAGTCACCAACGTCACCGACGGATTCGACGCCTCCACGTTCGAGGTCGTCTCCGACAACGGCCAAGTGCCCGGCACCGAGAATCCCAAAACGGGCGACCTGCGCGGCGTGCACGTCTCGGGCGAGAACACGGCCAGCCTCAAGGGCTTCTCCATCCACAACATGTTCGTCCACGACGTCTCCGGCGTGACCTGGTCCGTGTCCAAGTCGGGCATCGACCGTTCGAAGCGCACCGGCGGCATCATGTTCGAAGGCACCGCGGGAGACGAGACCACGGCCACCCAGCTGTCCGAGATCGATATCTACGACAACATCATCGCCAACACCTCGTTCGGCAACATCGTGTTCAAGCAGTATTCCGGCAATTGGAACCGATCCAAGAAAACCGGCGTGGGCTGGGGCGACCGCATCGGCGCGGGGCGCGTAAGCACGGACGGCAGCTTCAAGGAAGACGCGTCGTGGGCGCCGCATACCGACATCACCGTGCATGACAACTATATGACCAACCCGACACACAGTACGGCTGGGATTCGCTGTACCTCACCTCCGTGCAGGACGCCACCGTCGAGAACAACGTCATCGACGCCTCCGGCGTGTCCGGTATGGAGATGTACTACTCCGACAACGTCGTGGTGCAGAACAACGACGTGGGCGAGATGCAGCATCGCACCGGCGCGGCCGACACCAACGGCATCGACCCGGACAGCTCCACCACCAACATCCTCATCCAGCACAACTACGTGCACGACTCCGGCGAAGGCATTCTGCTATGCGGCTTCTCCATGGGCTCGTCCGCCGTGGTGCGATACAACATCATCCGAGACATCGAACGCAACTACATCAATCCGCACGGCACCTACGGCGTGAACGTCATCTACAACAACCTGATGATCAACACCATCAAAGGCAACTCCGGCGGCAATATCCGCTTCTTCAACACGTCCGGCAGCAGCGGCTCCGTGTTGAAGACCAACAACACGCATCTGATGTTCAACAACGCCTTCGTCAACACCTACGAAAGCGCCACGGCCACCACATTCCAGACGGGCGACGGCGTCACCTACGACACCAACGCCTACTACGGCGTGAAGATGACGGCGCCCGAAACCGAGACGAACGCCATCACCGGAGATCTCAAGCTTTCCGGCAGCGTGTCCGAGAATCTGGCCAACGCGAAACTCGCCTCGGCGGATTCTCCGTTGCTCGCCTCCGGCAAGGATGTGAGGCTGTCCGAAATCGCTCCGAGCATCCACGTGACCGGCAACGGAACCGCGGACCTCACCGAGGCGAGCGTCGACTTCTTCGGCAACGCGGTCACCACCACCGCCAACATCGGCGCCGCCACCTATGAGGTGCCGGAAGGCAAGGCCGCCATCGCCGGCATGGTGCGCGACCAGGACGGCAACGCCGTACCGGGCGCGACCGTGACCATCGGGAACGGCGAGACTCTGACCGCCGACGAGAACGGCCATTACGGCGCGACCGTCGATCCGGGAGAATACACCTTCACCACCGCGGCCGACGGCTATGAAAACGGCGGCGAAACCTCGGTGGTGTTGGCATCCGGCGAACTGGCCGTCCAGGATCTCAAGCTTGGCGCGACGCTGACGGCCTACGGCACCATCGCAGGCACGGTCACCGCGCTCGGACTGCCTGTGGAAGGCGCGACCGTCACCGCGACCGGTGCCGACGACGTCATCGAAGGCACCGCGACCACAGACGCCGACGGCAGGTACTCGATCAGGGCCGAAGTCGCCGACGGCTATAAACTCGCCGTCTCCAAGAGCGGATACAGCGCGGGCGCGGCGGAAGGCGTGTCCGTGGCGAAGAACACCGCCGCCAAAGCGGACTTCGCGCTCACCCAGGTGGAGCCCGAGGTGAAGGTCGTCATCGACGAGAACTTCGACGATGAGACGACCGGCGACTTCACCGCAAGCGCCGACGGCGCGCTGGTCGCGGCGACCAACAGCAAGGTGGGCACCGTCACCGTGGAGGAGGATGCCGACAATCCTGGCAATAAATACCTGCACATCAACAAGACCTCGGGCTCCAAGGGCACACTGGGCGTGTACAACGCCGGGGCGCTGAACCTCAGCGGCGTCGTGACCATCGAAGCGCGTATCAAACGTGCCGTGCAAGGAACGGCAGGCAACCAGATCGCCCTCTACTCCTATACGGAAAGCGGCTGGAAGACGAGCGATCCGGCCGGCTCCGCCGGTCCGACCGCGACCTTCGGCATCGCCAACGGCAAGGTGTTCACCCATAAAGGACTGGACGACAAGAACCCCACCAATCTGGCCGATGCGGCGAACGGCGGCAACTGGATCGACGTCAAGGGCGTGTACGACACGGAGACCAACGCCTGGGAGGTGTTCGTCGACGGCGAATCGAAATTCCAAGGGGTTGGCCGAACCGCGGTGGAAACGCTCGACCGTCTCCTGTTCTTCATCAACGGCACCAACGTCGGCGACCTGCTGGTGGATTCCTTCAAGGTGACCCAAGGCGTGGCGCTGGCCGAGAACGACGCCACGCTCGCCACACTCGACGTGACCTCCGCCGCAGGCGACTCCGTGGCGCTCTCCCGCAGCGGCGACTCCTTCACCGGCACTGTGGACACCTTCGACGAGAAGGTGGTCCTGTCGGCGGGCGCGCTGAGCGGCGCCGCCACGGTGGCGATCAACGGCCAGAGCGTTGCGGCCGACGGCACCGTCGAGGTCGCGCTCGCCGCGCCGTCCAACAGCGACGCCGCGACGGTCGAGACCACGATTCCCGTGACCGTCACCGCCGCGGACGGGGCGACCACGCGTGAATACACGGTCGTCGTCTCCCGCACCAACCCCAGCCAGACCACCTATCTGAAGAGTCTGGCCGTGGAAGGCCACGAGTTCACCGCCACCTTCGACCGCACCAAGCAGGGTGAGGATCATCCGAACGTGGTGAACGGTGAGGTCGCGTCCGACGTGGAATCCGTCACCGTGACGTTCGAGCGCGGATGGACGACCGATCCCGGGCAAGGAATCAAGGTGAACGGCGAACTCGTCGCCGCCGACGTCAACGCCGTGGTCGTGCCGCTCGTCGAAGGCGAGAACACCATCACGGTGAACGCCGACTCCTACACCGGTGAGGCCAGCGACTACATCATCACCCTCACCCGCGCCTCCGCGCCGCCGACCGCTCCGGAAGGTTGGACGACCGTCGAGGATCTCGGCGAAACGCTCGGCTTCACTGAGTATGCGAGCGCGGAAAACGGTACGCTCACGCTTGGCGAGGGTATGGGAGCCTATAAGCACGCCAAAGCCACGCTGCCTGAATCGGTAAGCGCCGTGACGAAGGCCATAGTGGAATTCGATTGGAGCGCGACGATCAACAACAAGGGCGGCTTTGAGTTCCGCGATGCCGACGGAACGCTGGTGTTCGCCATCGGAGGCAAGAAAACCGAGGAACTTCGGTGGGCCACCGAAGCCAAGGGCGACGTGCTGTACGAGACTCTCGGTTCCGTGACGGATTCGGTGCTCACGCAATACGAGCCGCGGTGGAGCAGCGCCAAGCGGAGTGCCGCCGAAACGGTCCATGTGGCGCTGGAAGTGGACTTTGCCGCCGAGACGCCGGCGGCGGACGATACGAAGGCGACGAATGCGGGCACGGTGACGTATACCATCACCGACAAGCGGTCCGGTGCGGTCATCGCTTCCGAATCCGTCTCCACCACAGCCACATCGCTGGACCGCCTGTACGCGGTGAACTACTACAACACCGCCATCCAGACGGTCAGGAACTTCACGGTGTTCACTCCCATCGCCGACCCGGAGCCGGAACCCGAGCCCGAACCCGAGCCGGTCGACAAGGCCGCATTGGACGAGGCGATCGCTCGGATGGACGCCGCGGGCCTGGTCGAATCGGAGTACACGGCCGAATCGTGGGCGGTGTTCACCGAGGCGTTGGCCGACGCGAAGACGGCGTCCGCGGACGGTTCCGCCACCCAGGAGGCTGTGGACGCCGCCCTCGCCGCGCTGAACGAGGCATATGGGGCGTTGGAATCCGCTCCCGAACCCGAACCAGCTCCCGAACCCGAGCCTGAGCCCGAGCCGGAACCCTCTCCCGAACCCGAACCGGACGGCAACGGCGGATCCTGGCTGCAGTCGCTGCGCCAGTGGTGGTCGGCCTTGTGGAAGTCGCTCCTGTGGTGGCTGGGCTGATGGCGATGTCCGAACCCAGACGGATGGATCTGGTTCGGCGGCATGCCCGGCGAGCCTACTCGCCGCAGATCTCGTCGATGTAGGTTTGGACGAAGCGTAGGGCTGCGCCGATGATGTTCTGGTCATCGGCGCAGCTGCTTTTGCGCAGCTCGAAACGCTCCGAGGCGAAGGGGCTGAGCGCGTCCACACGGCGTTTGAGGTCGATGATGTCCGCGTCGTCGAGATAGCGCGCCGCCTCGCCGCCGATGATGATGTCGCCGGCGAGCACGGTGCGGATGTTCGCCACCGCCTGCGCCACATTGCCCAACCATTCGTCGAAGCGTTCGCGATGATCGCGTTCGCCCTGTTCCAGCACGCTGAAGAAGCCCGGCAGGCTTTCGCCGTCCTCCATCAGCGTCTCCGGCGAGCAGTAGACATCCATGCATCCGCGCTGCCCGCAACAGCATTCCGCGCCGCCGGGCACGAGGCGCATATGCTCGATGGTGCCGTTGCATTGGTTCGGCCCCTGGTAGAGCTGCCCGCCCACGATCACCGCGCCGCCCGGCCGGCGTTCCAGATACACGCAGACCGCGTCGGTGATGGTGGAATCGAACCATAGCTCGGCCATGGCGGAGGCGTCCGAGTCGTGGATCATCAGCGCGGGATAGTCGACGCCCTGCGCCAGCGTTTCCAGCGTCAGTCCGGTGTTTCCCACGATATTGCCGAAGGTGATGGTCCGCCCGTCGGGAGAGACGATGCCTTGGATGGAGAAGGCGACGCCGAGGATGGCGCTGCCCTGTTTGGCCACGGCGTCGGCGAATTCGGTGACCATCGCGCCGAGTTTGCGATAGTAGGCGTCGCTGTCGCGGTATTGGGTGGTTTTGTGCCTGCGGGCGATGACGCTGCCGCGCAGGTCCACGGCGCACATGGTGATGCCTCCGGCGCAGGCGGCCACACCGATGGCGGCGTGGGATGCGGGGGAGAACTCGTAGGTCTGCGCCTTGCGTCCGCCGGTGGATTCCTGCGGCGCGCCGCGGACGATCAGTCCCTCCTGCTCCAAGGCCCGCAGGTTGGCGGTGATGGTCGGCAGACTGAGTTCCAGCTCGCGTTCCAGCGTCTGTTTGGTGACGTCATGGTGCCGGTAGAGGTAGTCGGTGATGGCGCGGCGGTTCTGTTCCTTCAGCGCGGTGACGGATGCTGTCTTCATTGTCGGCTCCTTGACCCCTAGGCCGTATTCGACGATATCTCACATCACTTTATCAAAAGTGGTTGCCGAATGTGGGGATGAATCGACTGGCTTTGTCGCGTTGGCGATTGTGGATGAGGCATGAAAATGGCGTAATGGCAATGGTTTCTCGGGGAGAGGCGTTCAACTTTTATAAAATGATTTTAAAGAATGGTTTTGTGTGGAAAAACTTATAGAAAATATATTTCACAAAGTTTGTCCGAAGTGATGTTCGGTTTTGCACATTGAAACGGACAAAACCACTCAAATGTTCGAAAATAGCTGAATAAATTGCAAATATGAACAGAAATAGAACGTGAAACACACATAATATGATATCAAGTGTGCAACACGGCAAATGTGCAAAAGGGGCCATTCTCCGGTAATCTGTGACTTGGGTCACAGATAGATTCTGCGACAACAACCACCCTTTGCGACATCCTAGATCGAGGAGGACCGAAAGTGGCAGAAGCAAAGAAGAACATCGAGGCTACCAAGCCGAGCCCCGAAGAGAAGCAGGCCGCGGCCGAGGCCGAGGTCGACGCTCTCGTCAAGAAGGGCCTGAAGGCCCTTGAGGAGTTCGAGAAGCTGGATCAGGAGCAGGTCGACCGCATCGTCGCCAAGGCTTCGATCGCCGCTTTGAACAAGCACCTCGTGCTGGCGAAGATGGCCGTCGACGAGACCGGCCGCGGTCTCGTGGAAGACAAGGCCACCAAGAACATCTTCGCGTGCGAGCACGTCACCAATTACCTGGCCGGGCAGAAGACCGTCGGCATCATCCGCGAGGACGACGTCATGGGCATCGACGAGATCGCCGAGCCCGTGGGTGTGGTCGCGGGCGTGACCCCGGTCACCAACCCGACCTCCACCGCGATCTTCAAGTCGCTGATCGCCCTGAAGACCCGCTGCCCGATCGTGTTCGGCTTCCACCCGTTCGCCCAGAAGTGCTCCTCTGAGGCCGCGCGCATCGTGCGCGACGCGGCCGTCGAGGCCGGCGCTCCCGCGGACTGCATCCAGTGGATCGAGCATCCCTCCATCGAGGCGACCGGCGCGCTGATGAAGCACCCCGGCATCGCCACCATCCTGGCCACCGGCGGCCCGGGCATGGTCAAGGCCGCGTACTCCTCCGGCAAGCCCGCCCTCGGCGTGGGCGCCGGCAACGCCCCGGCCTACGTCGACTCGGACGTGGACATCGTGCGCGCCGCGAACGATCTGATCCTCTCCAAGCATTTCGACTACGGCATGATCTGCGCCACCGAACAGGCCATCATCGCCCACAAGGACGTCTACGCGCCGCTGGTCAAGGAACTCAAGCGCCGCAAGGCCTACTTCGTGAACGACGAGGAGAAGGCCAAGCTCGAGCAGTTCATGTTCGGCTGCACCGCCTTCTCGGGCAACAAGCCGGTCCTCAACTCCAAGGTGCCGGGCAAGTCCCCGCAGTGGATCGCCCGCCAGTCCGGCTTCGAGATCCCGGCCGACGCGACCATCCTGGCCGCCGAATGCAAGGAGGTCGGCGAGAACGAGCCCCTGACCATGGAGAAGCTCGGCCCCGTGCAGGCCGTGCTCAAGGCCAAGGACAAGGACGAGGCCTTCGTGATGTGCGAGCAGATGCTCGTGCACGGCGCGGGCCACACCGCCGCCATCCACACCAACAACCAGGATCTGGTGCGTGAGTACGGCCTCAGGATGCACGCCTGCCGCATCATCTGGAACTCCCCGAGCTCCCTGGGCGGCGTGGGCGACATCTACAACGCGGTCGCCCCGTCCCTGACCCTGGGCTGCGGCTCCTACGGCGGCAACAGCGTGTCCGGCAACGTGCAGGCCGTGAATCTCATCAACGTCAAGCGCATCGCCCGGAGGA
This window contains:
- a CDS encoding carboxypeptidase regulatory-like domain-containing protein; amino-acid sequence: MVRDQDGNAVPGATVTIGNGETLTADENGHYGATVDPGEYTFTTAADGYENGGETSVVLASGELAVQDLKLGATLTAYGTIAGTVTALGLPVEGATVTATGADDVIEGTATTDADGRYSIRAEVADGYKLAVSKSGYSAGAAEGVSVAKNTAAKADFALTQVEPEVKVVIDENFDDETTGDFTASADGALVAATNSKVGTVTVEEDADNPGNKYLHINKTSGSKGTLGVYNAGALNLSGVVTIEARIKRAVQGTAGNQIALYSYTESGWKTSDPAGSAGPTATFGIANGKVFTHKGLDDKNPTNLADAANGGNWIDVKGVYDTETNAWEVFVDGESKFQGVGRTAVETLDRLLFFINGTNVGDLLVDSFKVTQGVALAENDATLATLDVTSAAGDSVALSRSGDSFTGTVDTFDEKVVLSAGALSGAATVAINGQSVAADGTVEVALAAPSNSDAATVETTIPVTVTAADGATTREYTVVVSRTNPSQTTYLKSLAVEGHEFTATFDRTKQGEDHPNVVNGEVASDVESVTVTFERGWTTDPGQGIKVNGELVAADVNAVVVPLVEGENTITVNADSYTGEASDYIITLTRASAPPTAPEGWTTVEDLGETLGFTEYASAENGTLTLGEGMGAYKHAKATLPESVSAVTKAIVEFDWSATINNKGGFEFRDADGTLVFAIGGKKTEELRWATEAKGDVLYETLGSVTDSVLTQYEPRWSSAKRSAAETVHVALEVDFAAETPAADDTKATNAGTVTYTITDKRSGAVIASESVSTTATSLDRLYAVNYYNTAIQTVRNFTVFTPIADPEPEPEPEPEPVDKAALDEAIARMDAAGLVESEYTAESWAVFTEALADAKTASADGSATQEAVDAALAALNEAYGALESAPEPEPAPEPEPEPEPEPSPEPEPDGNGGSWLQSLRQWWSALWKSLLWWLG
- a CDS encoding VOC family protein produces the protein MTTPMTAFTTDLQHSGMPAKDLDETIEFYTTKLGFELAGLFKNGENRCAFLRYGHLTIETWEGDPAPMTTGAINHWAFDTPDIEAAFENAKALGLDFKDTEIQSIPSFWDNGIRYFNVYGPNGETIEFCQIV
- a CDS encoding zinc-dependent alcohol dehydrogenase family protein, translated to MKALVLTGVKEFEIQELPTPTIAPNEVLINTAYAGVCGTDHDLYAGRPGSAAAVPPIVLGHENSGVVAAVGSEVTNVVVGDRVAVDPNIYCGQCEFCLTQRPELCDHLSAVGVTRDGGLAEQFTAPATVVYKLPDNVSLRDAAAIEPVSCGVHGLDLLDLHPYQKALVIGDGFMGQIFAQLLQAYGVHQVDLAGIFDEKLKRNQEEFGVANIYNTTREAIPADSYDVVIEAVGLPATQAQAVAATKKGAQVLMFGVGPQEAHFEMNTYDIYKKQLTIQGSFINPLTFRDAISLVSAGKMNIGGLISHELELEQVQDFLDGKITGVSKAVVKLGK
- the adhE gene encoding bifunctional acetaldehyde-CoA/alcohol dehydrogenase, yielding MAEAKKNIEATKPSPEEKQAAAEAEVDALVKKGLKALEEFEKLDQEQVDRIVAKASIAALNKHLVLAKMAVDETGRGLVEDKATKNIFACEHVTNYLAGQKTVGIIREDDVMGIDEIAEPVGVVAGVTPVTNPTSTAIFKSLIALKTRCPIVFGFHPFAQKCSSEAARIVRDAAVEAGAPADCIQWIEHPSIEATGALMKHPGIATILATGGPGMVKAAYSSGKPALGVGAGNAPAYVDSDVDIVRAANDLILSKHFDYGMICATEQAIIAHKDVYAPLVKELKRRKAYFVNDEEKAKLEQFMFGCTAFSGNKPVLNSKVPGKSPQWIARQSGFEIPADATILAAECKEVGENEPLTMEKLGPVQAVLKAKDKDEAFVMCEQMLVHGAGHTAAIHTNNQDLVREYGLRMHACRIIWNSPSSLGGVGDIYNAVAPSLTLGCGSYGGNSVSGNVQAVNLINVKRIARRNNNMQWFKIPPKTYFEPNSVKYLRDMYGIEKAVIVCDKVMEQLGIVDKIIDQLRARANRVTFRIIDYVEPEPSVETVEKGAEMMREEFEPDTIIAVGGGSPMDAAKIMWLLYEHPEISFSDVREKFFDIRKRAFKIPPLGKKAKLVCIPTSSGTGSEVTPFAVISDHKTGYKYPITDYALTPSVAIVDPVLARTQPRRLASDAGFDALTHSMEAYVSVYANDFTDGMALHAAKLIWDNLAESVNGEPGEDKTRAQEKMHNAATMAGMAFGSAFLGMCHGMSHTIGALCHIAHGRTNSILLPYVIRYNGSVPEEPTSWPKYNKYIAPERYQDIARNLGIDPGKTPAEAVENLAKAVEDYRDNKLGMNKSFQDCGVDEDYFWSVLDQIGMRAYEDQCAPANPRIPQIEDMKDIAIAAYYGVSQAEGHKLRVEREGEAATEEASER
- a CDS encoding ROK family transcriptional regulator yields the protein MKTASVTALKEQNRRAITDYLYRHHDVTKQTLERELELSLPTITANLRALEQEGLIVRGAPQESTGGRKAQTYEFSPASHAAIGVAACAGGITMCAVDLRGSVIARRHKTTQYRDSDAYYRKLGAMVTEFADAVAKQGSAILGVAFSIQGIVSPDGRTITFGNIVGNTGLTLETLAQGVDYPALMIHDSDASAMAELWFDSTITDAVCVYLERRPGGAVIVGGQLYQGPNQCNGTIEHMRLVPGGAECCCGQRGCMDVYCSPETLMEDGESLPGFFSVLEQGERDHRERFDEWLGNVAQAVANIRTVLAGDIIIGGEAARYLDDADIIDLKRRVDALSPFASERFELRKSSCADDQNIIGAALRFVQTYIDEICGE